One Manihot esculenta cultivar AM560-2 chromosome 18, M.esculenta_v8, whole genome shotgun sequence genomic window carries:
- the LOC122722410 gene encoding uncharacterized protein LOC122722410, with the protein MDGVGVILTGESQIPQENWERVEEAAMDIVNRIHPTVESHCKRKEVIEYLQALIQSFLGCEIFPYGSVPLKTYLPDGDIDLTIICHPAVEDAMVAAVHTILRQEQQNRNAPYEVKDVYFIDAAEVKLVKCIVRNIVIDISVNQLGGLSTLCYLEQVDQIVGRDHLFKRSILLIKAWCYFESRTLGSYHGLISTYALETLILYILHLFHNSLSGPLAVLYKFLDYFGKFDWKHYCISLYGRVSQSDLPNIVVEPLENRGELLLSDEFLRRCVGMFSVWSTNPEINSRPFPVKHLNIVDPLKANNNLGRSVNKASFHRIQSAFKYGARKLGRILSLPCEKMINELNRFFENTLCGHGSNYWTHMQNPCMACASRNSDNSSLSSLSDTSHLQLSYSYGENGKFDGALGCTSRSEYKENYFVVNNSACSSANNEDKPLVGSATKILVNNSSENLTPTVGEREYGSITETSQTFKSILDLNGDYECHLKSVLYGQYCQFYAENAPTLFFPLMAAVCQYLQLKQNVQSQMRTDGVFRQQQYSLNPPAQFSASVDYDRKEKRRGTGTYIPRMSYPSYRGRPSSGKWKYQTRGRNGEPDRYTHDNWVVATPQKGNCSKSSHELSEAEYPYLGNAKPLPSKILTPQSSVWGSSSADAFSPQPESIASEFQSLQLHEESLPERITPNYAGVSCTTSSTSIPITTAAERSETVSENEHERVAVQPYCLKDEVDFPPLFQGRAMGI; encoded by the exons ATGGATGGTGTGGGAGTCATTCTAACAGGAGAGAGTCAAATTCCTCAGGAGAACTGGGAGAGAGTAGAGGAAGCTGCAATGGACATAGTTAATAGAATTCATCCAACTGTTGAATCCCATTGTAAGAGAAAGGAGGTCATAGAGTATCTGCAGGCTCTCATTCAATCTTTCCTTGGGTGTGAG ATTTTCCCATATGGGTCAGTTCCATTGAAGACATATCTTCCAGATGGAGATATTGATTTGACCATCATTTGCCATCCAGCTGTTGAGGATGCGATGGTTGCTGCTGTTCATACTATTTTGAGACAAGAACAGCAGAATAGGAATGCTCCATATGAAGTGAAGGatgtttattttattgatgCTGCTGAG GTTAAGCTTGTAAAATGTATTGTACGAAATATTGTGATAGATATATCCGTCAATCAGTTAGGAGGACTTTCCACCCTTTGTTATCTTGAACAG GTTGATCAGATTGTTGGCAGAGATCACCTCTTTAAACGTAGCATCCTTCTGATAAAAGCTTGGTGTTATTTTGAGAGTCGTACTCTTGGTTCCTATCATGGTCTAATTTCAACATATGCCCTGGAAACTCTCATTTTGTATATCCTCCATTTATTTCACAATTCCTTAAGTGGACCCCTGGCA GTTCTGTACAAATTTCTGGATTACTTCGGCAAGTTTGATTGGAAGCATTATTGTATTAGTTTATATGGGAGAGTTTCACAATCTGATCTCCCCAATATTGTCG TTGAGCCACTTGAAAATCGGGGTGAACTCTTGCTTAGTGATGAATTTCTTAGAAGATGTGTGGGTATGTTCTCGGTATGGTCAACGAATCCCGAGATCAATTCACGGCCTTTTCCCGTGAAGCATCTGAACATAGTTGATCCTCTGAAAGCTAATAACAACCTAGGCCGCAGTGTAAACAAAG CTAGCTTCCATCGCATACAGAGTGCTTTCAAATATGGAGCTCGCAAGCTTGGCCGGATTCTTTCATTACCCTGTGAGAAAATGATCAATGAACTTAATAGGTTTTTTGAAAATACATTGTGTGGACATGGAAGCAATTATTGGACTCACATGCAAAACCCTTGCATGGCATGTGCCTCTAGAAATTCTGATAATTCATCCTTATCATCTCTCTCTGATACCTCCCATCTTCAGCTTTCATACTCCTACGGAGAAAATGGAAAATTTGATGGTGCACTTGGCTGCACATCAAGATCAGAATACAAAGAGAACTATTTTGTGGTTAATAATTCAGCCTGTTCATCTGCTAATAATGAGGATAAACCCCTTGTGGGTTCAGCAACTAAAATTCTTGTCAATAACAGCTCAGAGAATCTAACTCCAACTGTTGGTGAAAGAGAATATGGTAGCATTACTGAGACTTCTCAAACTTTCAAATCCATATTAGACCTCAACGGAGATTATGAATGCCACTTAAAGAGTGTGTTATATGGTCAATATTGCCAGTTCTATGCTGAAAACGCTCCCACGCTCTTCTTTCCTCTCATGGCAGCTGTCTGTCAATACTTACAGTTGAAACAGAATGTTCAATCTCAAATGCGTACAGATGGTGTTTTCAGACAACAACAGTACTCTTTGAACCCTCCTGCACAATTTAGTGCATCTGTCGATTATGACAGAAAGGAAAAACGAAGAGGAACAGGAACCTACATTCCTAGAATG AGTTATCCTTCGTATCGGGGTCGGCCGTCTTCAGGAAAATGGAAGTACCAGACTAGAGGAAGAAATGGTGAACCGGATAGGTACACTCATGATAATTGGGTGGTTGCAACTCCGCAAAAGGGAAATTGTTCTAAATCTAGCCATGAGCTTTCAGAGGCAGAATACCCATATCTGGGGAATGCAAAGCCTTTACCATCAAAGATTCTTACACCTCAGTCATCTGTGTGGGGTTCTTCGAGTGCCGATGCCTTCTCTCCCCAACCAGAAAGTATTGCTTCCGAGTTTCAGTCTCTTCAACTGCATGAAGAGTCCTTGCCAGAAAGGATCACCCCAAATTATGCTGGCGTTTCATGTACAACGAGCTCTACTTCAATCCCAATAACAACAGCAGCCGAGAGGTCTGAAACAGTTTCAGAAAATGAGCATGAAAG GGTTGCGGTGCAGCCATATTGTTTGAAAGATGAGGTTGATTTTCCTCCTCTTTTCCAAGGAAGAGCAATGGGGATATAG